CGAGCACTGAACCGAGTGCCAAGATGAGTGTCATCATGAGCAAAATCGATTTTTTCTTCAATTGCGATGTCCCCTTTCTGAATCGTGAAGCATGGCGTTTCGTCGGACGATAACATCTTACTTTTTCTTTAATTTTCTGAATATTTCATTTTGTATCCGACGAAAGAACGTTAGGGCTATTGTAAAAAATTTTTAATCAAACTGTCAACTCCCTAATAAACCGCTGTCGTTTTCAACACGAACTTCTCGCCTTCTCCACCAACCAACAGGTATCATAGAGCCATAGGGCGGATGACTCGATGGAGCACATCCAAGCTGAAAGGAGTTTGTCACATTGAAAAATTTTAGAAGTATATTAATCGTTTGGGGGATTGTCACAATTGCCTACACGGTCTGGTCGAGCCTCTCTTATTACCAGGATGAAACGTTATTGTTTCATTTGAGCGGCGGTCTGTTCGTCGCCGGGATGCTCGTCTTTGCAATCGGTATGTTCTCTCAAATGAGCGCGTCCGGACTATTCGACGGCATCATGTACGGGTTCAAACGTAACCGACGCGCCAAGTTGAAAGAGATTGACCCGGATTACGAGGAAGACGAAGAGGCGACACCGGAAGAACGGGCCGCTCAAAAACATTCGGCTTCGCGTTGGGTGTACGTCGGCGTCGGTAGCATCATTCTCTCCTACATCATCACCCTCGTTTGACCTTCCGATTTTTCAGACGATATGCTACACTATGGCTAGAACAATAGGAAACACGATGAAGAAGACAAGTACCTCGAATCCCCTTTCCCCCAGAGAGTCTACGTTGCTGCGAGTAGATGGAAAGCGTCGAGCGAATGGACTTCGGAGTGGCTCGCCTGAACGGTAGTACGGCGAGACGGTCACGCCCGTTAACGCGATCAAGTGGCATGAGTTTCATGCAAATTTGGGTGGCACCGCGGTTATTCGTCCCGATTTATCGGGCGGGGAACCGCGGTTTTTTATATTCTCTGGAGGTGTAATCATGGCAAAAATCTTTTCTGGCATTAAGCCGACCGGCGTCGTGACGCTCGGTAACTATTTAGGCGCGATGAAGCAGTTTGTTGAGCTGCAAGAAGAACACGAAGCGTTTTACTGTGTCGTCGATCTCCATTCGATCACGGTTCAACTCGACCGCGTCGAGTTGATGGACAACACGCGCAAGCTCGCCGCACTCTATCTCGCTTGCGGTCTCGATCCTGAGAAGTCGACGATTTTCGTCCAATCGGAAGTGAAGGCGCACGCCCAGCTCGGATGGATGTTGACATGTATCGCCGGCATGGGTGAACTGAGCCGGATGACGCAGTATAAAGACAAATCACAAAACAGTGAAAACATCGGCGCCGGCTTGTTCGTCTATCCGACCTTGATGGCGGCCGACATCCTCTTGTACGGCACGGAACTCGTCCCGGTCGGCGATGACCAAAAACAACACGTCGAATTGACGCGTGATTTGGCCGAGCGCTTCAACAAACGATACTATGAGACGTTCACGATTCCGGAGCCGCTCATTCAAAAAGAAGGTGCGCGCATCATGAGTTTGACGAACCCTGTCAAAAAAATGTCGAAATCAGACGCGAATGCGAAGGGCTTCATCTCGATGCTCGATGAGCCGAACGTCATCCGTAAAAAAATCAAGAGCGCCGTCACGGACTCGAGCGGTGTCATCAGCTTCGACCGTGAGAACAAACCGGGCATCTCGAACTTGCTTGAGATTTACTCGCTCTCGACCGATACCCCAATCGCTGAACTTGTCGAACGCTACAAAGACTCGAACTATGGAACGTTCAAGCAAGACGTCGCCGAAGCCGTCGTCGCCATGCTCGAGCCGATCCAAAATCGCTATCACGAACTCGTCGACTCCGCTGAGCTCGACGCCATCCTCGATGCGGGACGTGAGAAAGCGGAAGCCGTCGCCAACAAAAATCTCGCGAAAATCGAGAAAGCGATGGGACTCAACCGGAAACGGGCCAAAGTGAAGAAATAAAAAGTAGCCGCCCTTTGCATGCAAAGGGCGGCTTGTTCGTGCAACGTGATTGGTCAAACTGAAGACACAAAAAAAAAGAGACAGGCGTCCCCGTCTCTTTTTTGTATGCGTGTTGTTTCTTATTACTCTTTGCCTTCGATAGATGCCCACTTGTACGAGTAGTCAGCGCCGAACGCGTGTTCAACGATTCCTTTAACGTATGGCTTCGTGAGGCGAGCCGATCCACGTTGGTAAACTGGCGAGATCGCGTTCTCTTCAAGAACGATTTTCTCTGCAGCTTGAAGGTCAGCCCAACGCTGTTCAGCATCTGTGCTTGATTTCGCAGACTCGATGAGCTTGTCGAATTCTTCGTTCGACCACTTACCACGGTTGTATGGTCCGTCAGTGACGAAGAGGTCAACGAATGTCATTGGATCCTGGTAGTCAGGGCCCCAGCCAGCGAATGTCAACTCGAACTCACCTTTGTTCTCAAGGTCAAGTTTGTTGTTGAACGGTTGTTGCTTGATTGTGAGCGTGATCCCTGGAAGGTTCTTCTCAAGTTCACCTTTGATGAACTCACCGATTTGCTTCGCAGATTCTGAGTCATAGTTGAGGAGCTCGATTTCGACAGAGTCTTGACCGAGTTCTTCAAGTCCTTTTTCCCAAAGCTCTTTCGCTTTGTCCACGTCGTAGCCGCCGATGTCGCCGTTCGCTTCACGGAAGTCCGCGCCGTCTGGTCCAGTGACGAAGTCTTTAGGTACGAGGTAGTTGGCAGGGACTGAACCGTTCGCAAGGAGCGTTTCAGAGATCGCTGCTTTATCGTATGCCGCGTCAATCGCGTTACGGATGTTTTGGTTGTCGAGCGCTTCAACCTCAGTGTTGAACTGAAGGTAGAAGAGTGTTGGCTCGACGACAGTTGAGAAGTCTTCGTTGTCTTGGTATTGAGCAACGAGTTCAGAAGTCAAACCAGTGCGGTCAACGTCGCCGTTTTCGTACAAGTTAACACCTGTTGAAACTTCTTTAACGACTTTAACGTTGATTTCTTCAAGTTTGACGGCTTCAGCATCCCAATAGTCGTCGTTTTTGACCATTTTCCAGCCTTGCTCGCGCTCCCAGCTTTCGAGTTTGAACGGTCCGTTGTAGAGCGTTGTCTCTGCCGACGTACCGAAGTTCTCGCCTTGCTCTTTGTCGAACGACTCAAGTTTAGGCATGAATACGCCGAAGCTTGTGAGACCGAGGAAGTAATCAGCTGGTGCAGTCAATTTAACTTCAAGTGTCTGCTCATCAGTCGCAGTGACGCCGACAGCGTCGCGCTCGCCTTCGCCAGTGTTGTAGGCTTCAGCACCTTCGATGATTGACATGACGTAAGCATATTGTGAAGCGTTGTCCGGGTTAAGGACTTCTTTCCAAGCGTATTCGAAGTCGTTAGCTGTTACAGGCTCACCGTTAGACCAAGTTGCGCCTTCACGGATTTTGAACGTGTACGTTTTACCGTCTTCAGAGACTTCATGTGACTCTGCGATCCCTGGTGTCGGGTTATCGTCTTTATCCATACGATAAAGACCCTCGTTAACGTTGTTCAACACGTTGAACGAAACCGCGTCTGTCGCGAGTGTAGGGTTAAGTGAAGGGATGTCAGAACTATCGAGCAAGTTGAGGACTTGCTCCTCGTCTGCGCCGCCTTCAGAACCTTGTTTATTTGATGATGTCTCTTCTTCCCCACCCGAGCAAGCTGCTAGGAATGCGCTAGATAGAAGCGTTACCGACGTTGCTAAAGCAAAACCTTTTTTCTTATTCATTGCGATGACCCCCTGATTTTTTTCGGTTTAACGAAATGAACGATGGTAGAAAATTCAGATATCTCACTTTACAAAATTTGCTACCACAATCCCGTTGAAGCAATAATACAATATTCTGATAATTTTGCAAAGTGTTTATTTTGATTTTTCTAAAAAATTTTTATTATAGGCT
This sequence is a window from Exiguobacterium mexicanum. Protein-coding genes within it:
- a CDS encoding peptide ABC transporter substrate-binding protein, producing MNKKKGFALATSVTLLSSAFLAACSGGEEETSSNKQGSEGGADEEQVLNLLDSSDIPSLNPTLATDAVSFNVLNNVNEGLYRMDKDDNPTPGIAESHEVSEDGKTYTFKIREGATWSNGEPVTANDFEYAWKEVLNPDNASQYAYVMSIIEGAEAYNTGEGERDAVGVTATDEQTLEVKLTAPADYFLGLTSFGVFMPKLESFDKEQGENFGTSAETTLYNGPFKLESWEREQGWKMVKNDDYWDAEAVKLEEINVKVVKEVSTGVNLYENGDVDRTGLTSELVAQYQDNEDFSTVVEPTLFYLQFNTEVEALDNQNIRNAIDAAYDKAAISETLLANGSVPANYLVPKDFVTGPDGADFREANGDIGGYDVDKAKELWEKGLEELGQDSVEIELLNYDSESAKQIGEFIKGELEKNLPGITLTIKQQPFNNKLDLENKGEFELTFAGWGPDYQDPMTFVDLFVTDGPYNRGKWSNEEFDKLIESAKSSTDAEQRWADLQAAEKIVLEENAISPVYQRGSARLTKPYVKGIVEHAFGADYSYKWASIEGKE
- a CDS encoding DUF3899 domain-containing protein; its protein translation is MKNFRSILIVWGIVTIAYTVWSSLSYYQDETLLFHLSGGLFVAGMLVFAIGMFSQMSASGLFDGIMYGFKRNRRAKLKEIDPDYEEDEEATPEERAAQKHSASRWVYVGVGSIILSYIITLV
- the trpS gene encoding tryptophan--tRNA ligase, whose translation is MAKIFSGIKPTGVVTLGNYLGAMKQFVELQEEHEAFYCVVDLHSITVQLDRVELMDNTRKLAALYLACGLDPEKSTIFVQSEVKAHAQLGWMLTCIAGMGELSRMTQYKDKSQNSENIGAGLFVYPTLMAADILLYGTELVPVGDDQKQHVELTRDLAERFNKRYYETFTIPEPLIQKEGARIMSLTNPVKKMSKSDANAKGFISMLDEPNVIRKKIKSAVTDSSGVISFDRENKPGISNLLEIYSLSTDTPIAELVERYKDSNYGTFKQDVAEAVVAMLEPIQNRYHELVDSAELDAILDAGREKAEAVANKNLAKIEKAMGLNRKRAKVKK